One Pelodiscus sinensis isolate JC-2024 chromosome 24, ASM4963464v1, whole genome shotgun sequence DNA segment encodes these proteins:
- the THBS3 gene encoding LOW QUALITY PROTEIN: thrombospondin-3 (The sequence of the model RefSeq protein was modified relative to this genomic sequence to represent the inferred CDS: inserted 1 base in 1 codon) — protein MESAALRGLLALLALGAAGCARQELQVLDLLTVTEASHMASVAEKIRTQLLAVDDVYLLSTFRLPPKQGGLLFGLYSKRDNTRWLEASVIGKTSKVLVRYTRGDGKVHSVSLQHAGVADGRSHTVIVRLSGLRGDALAMELYVDCKQVDSSVGLPELAVLPQAEVDGVELRTGQKAYQRMQGFVESMKLILGGSMSRVGALSECPFQGDESIQNAVTRVLSSILGEQAKALVTQLTLFNRVLGELREDIREQVKEMSLIRNTIMECQVCGFHEQRSRCSPSPCFRGVDCMETYEYPGYRCGPCPPGSQGNGTHCADIDECGYADPCFPGSRCINTAPGFRCEPCPRGYKGNLVSGVGADYAKASKQVCTDIDECNDGNNGGCDPNSICTNTMGSYRCGPCKAGFLGNQTLGCVPQKSCSSPGHSPCDVNGYCVFERNGDVSCACNVGWAGNGNVCGQDTDIDGYPDEPLPCIDNNKHCQQDNCRLTPNSGQEDADNDGIGDQCDDDADGDGIKNVEDNCRLFPNKDQQNSDTDSFGDACDNCPNVPNNDQRDTDSNGEGDACDNDIDGDGIPNVLDNCPRVPNPLQTDRDEDGVGDACDSCPEMSNPTQTDADSDLVGDVCDTNEDSDGDGHQDSKDNCAEIPNSSQLDSDNDGVGDECDSDDDNDGIPDYRAPGPDNCRLVPNPNQKDSDGDGVGDVCEEDFDNDTVVDQLDVCPESAEVTLTDFRAYQTVILDPEGDAQIDPNWVVLNQGMEIVQTMNSDPGLAVGYTAFNGVDFEGTFHVNTITDDDYAGFIFSYQDSASFYVVMWKQTEQTYWQATPFRAVAEPGLQLKAVKSRNGPGEHLXNALWHTGHTPDQVRLLWKDPRNVGWRDKTSYRWQLTHRPQVGYIRVRLYEGPRLVADSGVIIDTTMRGGRLGVFCFSQENIIWSNLQYRCNDTIPGDFEPFRRFLLEGRE, from the exons tcCTGGACCTGCTGACGGTGACCGAGGCCTCGCACATGGCCAGCGTGGCAGAGAAGATCCGGACccagctcctggctgtggacgACGTTTACCTCCTGTCCACCTTCCGCCTGCCCCCCAAGCAGGGCGGGCTGCTCTTCGGCCTGTACTCCAAGAGGGACAACACCAGGTGGCTGGAGGCCTCGGTCATTGGGAAAACCAGCAAAG TGCTGGTGCGCTACACGCGGGGGGACGGCAAGGTGCACTCGGTCAGCCTGCAGCACGCCGGCGTGGCGGACGGGCGCAGCCACACGGTGATCGTGCGGCTGAGCGGCCTGCGCGGGGACGCCCTCGCCATGGAGCTCTACGTGGACTGCAAGCAGGTGGACTCCAGCGTGGGGCTGCCCGAGCTGGCGGTCCTGCCCCAGGCCGAGGTGGACGGGGTCGAGTTGCGCACCGGGCAGAAGGCCTATCAGCGCATGCAG GGCTTTGTGGAGTCAATGAAGCTGATTCTAGGAGGGTCCATGAGCCGAGTTGGGGCCCTGAGTGAGTGTCCCTTCCAAGGGGATGAATCCATCCAGAACGCAG TGACCAGGGTGCTCAGCTCCATCCTGG gggagcaggccAAGGCCCTGGTCACCCAGCTGACCCTCTTCAACCGCGTCCTGGGGGAGCTGCGCGAGGACATCCGGGAGCAG GTGAAGGAGATGTCTCTGATCCGGAACACCATCATGGAGTGCCAGGTGTGCG GCTTCCACGAGCAGCGCTcccgctgcagccccagcccctgcttcCGCGGGGTGGACTGCATGGAGACGTACGAGTACCCCGGGTACCGCTGCGGgccctgcccgcccggctcccagggcaaCGGCACCCACTGCGCCGACATCGACGAG TGCGGCTACGCGGACCCCTGCTTCCCGGGCTCCAGGTGCATCAACACGGCGCCGGGCTTCCGCTGCGAGCCCTGCCCCCGCGGCTACAAGGGGAACCTCGTCTCCGGCGTGGGCGCGGACTACGCCAAGGCCAGCAAGCAG GTTTGTACCGATATTGACGAATGTAACGATGGCAACAATGGCGGCTGTGACCCAAACTCCATCTGCACCAACACGATG GGCTCCTACCGGTGCGGGCCCTGTAAGGCGGGTTTCCTGGGCAACCAGACGCTGGGCTGCGTCCCCCAGAAATCCTGCAGCAGCCCCGGCCACAGCCCCTGCGACGTCAACGGCTACTGCGTGTTCGAGCGCAACGGCGACGTGTCCTGTGCC tgcAACGTGGGCTGGGCCGGCAATGGGAACGTGTGTGGGCAGGACACGGACATCGACGGCTACCCGGACGAGCCCCTGCCCTGCATTGACAACAACAAGCACTgccagcag GACAACTGCCGGCTGACGCCCAACTCCGGGCAGGAGGACGCCGACAACGACGGCATCGGGGACCAGTGTGACGACGACGCGGACGGGGACGGCATCAAGAACGTGGAG GACAACTGccgactcttccccaacaaagaCCAGCAGAACTCGGACACGGACTCCTTCGGGGACGCCTGTGACAACTGCCCCAACGTACCCAACAACGACCAGCGGGACACGGACAGCAACGGCGAGGGGGACGCCTGCGACAACGACATAGACGGGGATG GGATCCCCAACGTTCTCGACAACTGCCCCAGGGTGCCCAACCCGCTGCAGACGGACCGGGACGAGGACGGCGTCGGGGACGCCTGCGACAGCTGCCCCGAAATGAGCAACCCCACTCAG ACAGACGCAGACAGCGACCTGGTGGGAGACGTCTGCGACACCAACGAGGACAG CGACGGGGACGGGCACCAGGACTCGAAGGACAACTGCGCCGAGATCCCCAACAGCTCCCAGCTGGACTCGGACAACGACGGGGTGGGGGACGAGTGCGACAGCGACGACGACAACGACGGCATCCCCGACTACCGGGCGCCCGGCCCCGACAACTGCCGCCTCGTGCCCAACCCCAACCAGAAGGACTCGGACG GGGATGGCGTGGGCGACGTGTGTGAGGAGGATTTTGACAACGATACGGTGGTGGACCAGCTGGACGTGTGCCCGGAGAGCGCCGAGGTGACGCTGACCGACTTCCGGGCCTATCAGACCGTCATCCTGGACCCCGAAGGGGACGCGCAGATTGACCCCAACTGGGTGGTTCTCAATCAG GGCATGGAGATTGTGCAGACCATGAACAGTGACCCAGGCCTGGCTGTAG GCTACACGGCCTTCAACGGGGTGGACTTCGAGGGCACCTTCCACGTGAACACCATCACGGACGACGACTACGCCGGCTTCATCTTCAGCTACCAGGACAGCGCCAGTTTCTACGTGGTGATGTGGAAGCAGACGGAGCAGACGTACTGGCAGGCTACGCCCTTCCGGGCGGTGGCCGAGCCCGGCCTGCAGCTCAAG GCCGTGAAGTCCAGGAACGGCCCCGGGGAACACC CGAACGCCCTGTGGCACACGGGCCACACCCCGGACCAGGTCCGGCTCCTCTGGAAAGACCCTCGCAACGTGGGCTGGAGAGACAAGACCTCCTACCGCTGGCAGCTCACGCACAGGCCCCAGGTGGGCTACATCAG